The following coding sequences lie in one Spinacia oleracea cultivar Varoflay chromosome 1, BTI_SOV_V1, whole genome shotgun sequence genomic window:
- the LOC110783902 gene encoding 60S ribosomal protein L44: MVNVPKVKKTYCKNKECRKHTQHKVTQYKKGKDSLAAQGKRRYDRKQSGYGGQTKPVFHKKAKTTKKIVLRLQCQSCKHVSQHPIKRCKHFEIGGDKKGKGTSLF, from the exons ATG GTGAACGTTCCGAAAGTGAAGAAGACCTACTGCAAGAACAAGGAATGCAGGAAGCACACCCAGCACAAGGTGACTCAATACAAGAAGGGTAAGGACAGTTTGGCTGCCCAAGGAAAGAGACGTTATGATCGCAAACAATCAGGATATGGTGGTCAGACTAAGCCCGTCTTTCACAAGAAG GCCAAGACTACCAAGAAGATTGTCTTGAGGCTACAGTGCCAGTCATGCAAGCATGTATCCCAGCACCCCATTAAG CGTTGCAAGCACTTTGAGATTGGTGGAGACAAGAAGGGAAAGGGAACCTCACTCTTCTAA